Proteins from a genomic interval of Paenibacillus sp. RC334:
- the walK gene encoding cell wall metabolism sensor histidine kinase WalK, whose amino-acid sequence MRWLSFFRTIHAKLIIIYVLLILVAMQLIGVYFVSSMKNSLTSNFTQDLQARAEMLSVLAEQDLNGSDGKMEEDSVESLRARVNNLFDFSGAEIQVLDASGKVLITSQGSHADYVGRKNTQTVVSRALQGIRDNEEYMVDEDNVRKKVVAKPVISQGKIVGAVYIAASMTELYDTMKRINNVFLSGMLIALALTAVLGVVLAHTITHPIKVMTRHATEVAEGKFDQQMPVFGDDEIGRLSVAFNYMTGRLREALSQNEEEKEKLSSILTNMSDGVVATDDNGRVILVNRRASAMLGVNENEMTGRHIAVLLGIDPEETEALYSGSSASTLLQLEPAGQDEPIVIRVTFTPIHRREFGITGTIAVLQDVTEQEEMETTRREFVANVSHELRTPLTTIRSYAEALDDGAMGEPQLAERFVGVIRNETERMIRLVTDLLHLSRLDSNEAPLRMQPADVMEMLDEVADRFSFQMKQKHIRSGMFVEQGIGKVVIDRDQIEQVLDNLMSNALKYTPEGGNIRIEARRNSEGMLSISVQDTGIGIPKKDLDRIFERFYRVDKARSRNMGGTGLGLSIAREIVKAHGGQIFLESEYGQGTCTTFTLPMLGEGREAQ is encoded by the coding sequence ATGAGATGGCTGTCTTTCTTTCGCACGATTCATGCGAAGCTGATCATTATTTATGTGCTGTTGATTTTAGTGGCGATGCAGCTGATCGGGGTCTATTTTGTCAGCTCCATGAAGAACTCTTTGACGAGCAACTTTACACAGGACTTGCAGGCGCGGGCGGAAATGCTGTCCGTGCTGGCAGAGCAGGATCTGAACGGCAGTGACGGTAAAATGGAGGAAGACAGCGTGGAAAGTCTGCGCGCACGCGTGAATAATCTGTTTGATTTTAGCGGTGCAGAAATTCAGGTATTGGATGCCAGCGGCAAGGTGCTGATTACTTCTCAAGGCTCACACGCCGATTATGTCGGACGCAAAAATACGCAGACGGTGGTCAGCCGTGCACTCCAGGGTATCCGTGACAATGAGGAGTACATGGTGGACGAGGATAATGTCCGCAAGAAGGTCGTCGCCAAGCCCGTCATCAGCCAAGGCAAGATTGTCGGTGCGGTGTATATCGCCGCCTCGATGACGGAGTTGTACGATACGATGAAACGCATTAACAATGTATTTCTCTCGGGTATGCTCATTGCATTGGCGTTGACGGCTGTGCTGGGCGTGGTGCTGGCGCATACGATTACACACCCGATCAAGGTGATGACGCGTCATGCGACAGAGGTTGCCGAGGGCAAATTCGACCAGCAGATGCCTGTGTTTGGCGACGATGAGATCGGCAGGCTCAGTGTGGCCTTTAACTATATGACAGGCCGCTTGCGCGAGGCGTTGTCACAAAATGAAGAGGAGAAGGAAAAGCTCTCCTCCATCTTGACCAACATGAGCGACGGAGTGGTCGCTACAGATGACAATGGCCGGGTTATTCTGGTCAACCGCCGAGCCAGTGCGATGCTGGGCGTGAACGAGAACGAAATGACCGGCAGACATATCGCGGTGCTGCTCGGTATCGACCCGGAGGAAACCGAGGCCCTGTACAGCGGTTCTTCGGCTTCCACGCTCTTGCAGCTGGAGCCAGCGGGTCAGGACGAGCCGATCGTTATCCGCGTGACGTTCACGCCGATTCATCGGCGTGAATTTGGCATCACGGGAACGATTGCGGTGCTCCAGGACGTGACGGAGCAGGAGGAAATGGAGACGACACGTCGGGAGTTCGTAGCGAATGTATCGCATGAGCTGCGCACCCCGTTGACGACGATCCGCAGCTATGCCGAAGCGCTGGATGACGGCGCAATGGGTGAACCGCAGCTCGCGGAGCGTTTCGTAGGCGTGATCCGCAACGAGACGGAGCGTATGATCCGGTTAGTCACGGATTTGCTGCATCTGTCGCGGCTGGATTCCAATGAAGCGCCCTTGCGGATGCAGCCTGCGGATGTGATGGAAATGCTGGACGAAGTCGCGGATCGATTTTCTTTTCAAATGAAGCAAAAGCATATCCGGTCTGGAATGTTCGTGGAGCAGGGGATCGGCAAGGTCGTGATTGACCGGGACCAAATTGAGCAGGTGCTGGACAATCTGATGTCCAATGCTTTGAAATATACACCGGAGGGCGGAAATATTCGGATTGAAGCTCGCCGCAATAGTGAGGGGATGCTGTCTATTTCGGTACAGGATACCGGGATAGGGATTCCCAAAAAGGATTTGGACCGGATTTTTGAACGGTTTTACCGTGTGGACAAGGCCAGATCGCGCAATATGGGCGGTACGGGACTAGGGCTGTCGATTGCCCGGGAAATTGTAAAGGCGCATGGAGGCCAGATTTTTCTGGAGTCAGAATATGGTCAAGGGACCTGCACAACCTTTACGCTCCCCATGTTGGGTGAAGGGAGGGAAGCACAGTGA
- the yycF gene encoding response regulator YycF — MQGTILVVDDEQPIADILKFNLEKEGYQVICAFDGISAVDIAVKQQPDLILLDLMLPGMDGMDVCREVRGHQLQTPIIMLTAKDGEIDKVLGLELGADDYVTKPFSTRELLARVKAQMRRQQRGGAGTSESRSQEEKQGLRVADLFFDTDMYTAYKNGTPLDLTHREYELLYYMAKNAGKVMTREHLLQAVWGFEYYGDVRTVDVTIRRLREKIEENPSKPETILTRRGLGYIISGGKGGLRA; from the coding sequence ATGCAGGGAACGATTCTGGTGGTGGATGATGAACAGCCTATCGCTGATATTTTGAAATTTAATTTGGAAAAAGAGGGCTATCAGGTGATTTGCGCCTTCGATGGAATCAGCGCGGTGGATATCGCAGTCAAGCAGCAGCCTGACCTGATCTTGCTGGACCTGATGCTGCCGGGGATGGACGGCATGGATGTGTGCCGCGAGGTGCGCGGGCATCAGCTCCAGACGCCGATTATTATGCTGACCGCCAAAGATGGGGAAATCGACAAGGTGCTGGGGTTGGAGCTGGGCGCAGATGATTATGTGACGAAGCCGTTCAGCACACGGGAATTGCTGGCGCGGGTGAAGGCACAGATGCGCAGACAGCAGCGCGGCGGGGCAGGCACGTCGGAAAGCCGTTCGCAGGAAGAGAAGCAGGGGCTGCGCGTGGCGGACCTCTTTTTTGATACGGATATGTATACAGCATACAAAAACGGTACACCGCTCGATCTGACGCACCGGGAGTATGAGCTTCTGTATTATATGGCTAAAAATGCCGGGAAGGTCATGACAAGGGAGCATTTGCTCCAGGCGGTGTGGGGCTTCGAATACTACGGGGATGTGCGGACGGTGGATGTGACGATCCGGCGGCTGCGCGAGAAGATTGAGGAAAACCCGAGCAAGCCGGAGACGATCCTGACGCGCCGTGGACTCGGATACATTATTAGCGGGGGCAAAGGTGGCCTGCGGGCATGA
- a CDS encoding M23 family metallopeptidase translates to MEVFKGKHSPDSRKEESSVENKPAGAAGKIAMWWNGRRKWLSWTAGGVVIAGSLIFAGNQYVGANTVPYYKVYVKGVEVGSILNEQQLNQLYATKSKQYKDKYPGVDMVLNTSAVTTGIEKAYKVDIDSGATLKKLDGMLTAYAKGVEVKVNGQTVGIVKDKATAQAALKQVQKKYTPAGEATATGIKGLVRKTSVGSSHASTSSKAPKAWLESASIREKIAYEPVKADPNKVLTEAEAVKALTEAREAPVTYTVQEGDSLSSIANKFNMTAWEIKQNNPGSRELYLQIGDELKLTAPKAPVTVRTVEKVVEQIAIEPEIEVRQSDELKAGVTKVVRPGQAGLKEMDYRLTKENGEVVQEEWLGQKVLQPSVSEVVLKGTKVVGEGSGEFAWPVSGAAMSSSFGARWGRMHEGVDLVGSPDIHASDEGVVTFAGQQNGYGNVIMIDHGNGYQTVYGHLSSIGVHVGQVVQQGESIGVMGNTGRSTGTHLHFEIRKDNTPRNPMTYLR, encoded by the coding sequence ATGGAGGTTTTTAAGGGGAAGCATTCACCAGACAGCAGGAAAGAAGAATCAAGCGTTGAAAACAAGCCTGCTGGAGCAGCAGGAAAAATAGCAATGTGGTGGAACGGACGGAGAAAATGGTTGAGCTGGACCGCAGGCGGTGTGGTGATTGCAGGCAGTCTTATTTTTGCTGGCAATCAATATGTCGGAGCCAATACGGTTCCTTATTATAAAGTGTATGTAAAGGGTGTGGAGGTCGGAAGCATCCTCAATGAGCAACAGCTAAATCAACTGTATGCAACGAAGAGCAAGCAATATAAGGACAAGTATCCCGGTGTGGACATGGTGCTCAATACAAGCGCGGTAACGACAGGCATTGAAAAGGCGTATAAAGTGGATATCGACAGCGGAGCAACACTGAAGAAGCTGGACGGCATGCTCACCGCGTATGCCAAAGGAGTAGAAGTGAAGGTCAACGGCCAGACGGTCGGTATTGTAAAGGATAAAGCGACTGCACAGGCTGCTTTGAAGCAAGTGCAGAAGAAATACACACCTGCGGGTGAGGCCACGGCTACAGGCATCAAGGGACTGGTTCGCAAAACATCCGTGGGCAGCAGTCATGCAAGTACCAGTAGCAAAGCCCCTAAAGCATGGCTGGAGTCTGCCAGTATTCGTGAGAAAATTGCATATGAGCCTGTAAAAGCGGACCCGAATAAGGTGCTGACAGAGGCAGAAGCGGTTAAAGCACTGACTGAGGCGCGTGAGGCACCTGTAACGTATACGGTACAGGAAGGCGATTCCTTGTCATCGATTGCGAATAAATTTAATATGACCGCTTGGGAGATTAAGCAGAACAACCCCGGCTCGCGTGAGCTGTATCTGCAAATCGGGGATGAATTGAAGCTTACCGCTCCAAAGGCTCCGGTTACGGTCCGGACGGTAGAGAAGGTCGTTGAGCAGATTGCCATTGAGCCTGAGATTGAGGTTCGCCAAAGTGACGAGCTGAAAGCAGGAGTTACCAAGGTCGTCAGACCTGGACAGGCAGGCTTGAAGGAAATGGATTACCGTCTGACCAAGGAGAATGGCGAGGTCGTGCAAGAGGAATGGCTCGGTCAAAAGGTGTTGCAGCCGTCTGTTTCCGAGGTGGTTTTGAAAGGAACAAAGGTCGTAGGCGAAGGATCGGGAGAGTTCGCTTGGCCGGTGTCCGGCGCAGCGATGTCGAGCAGCTTTGGCGCACGCTGGGGACGTATGCATGAGGGTGTCGATTTGGTCGGCAGTCCTGACATCCACGCATCGGATGAAGGTGTAGTTACATTTGCAGGTCAGCAGAATGGCTACGGCAATGTCATTATGATCGACCATGGTAATGGCTACCAGACGGTATACGGGCATTTGAGCAGCATTGGCGTTCATGTGGGACAGGTGGTTCAGCAAGGCGAGTCGATCGGAGTTATGGGGAACACGGGACGCTCGACAGGAACACATCTGCATTTTGAAATTCGTAAAGACAATACGCCACGCAATCCAATGACGTATTTAAGATAG
- a CDS encoding GntR family transcriptional regulator, giving the protein MSTKQENIKQLIEEYIEVNQIEPGERLPSEAELSRLFCVSRATLRGAVRQLETEGKLLVKHGSGTFATCPLPSIPSSLDRLYSIGDMIRSAGLREDEQLESIKRMKVCPPEIAERMRFSENEPMIVLERTRTADGEAVAHSINWMPETLAGSILDGGSFSGSLFQSLELKAGVRIVGAYSELTVPSHDDAHMTRLLKHPQATVLLLKQLHYDELNRQVLYSLDYVRSDIFHFWVRRTR; this is encoded by the coding sequence GTGTCAACAAAACAAGAGAACATTAAGCAGCTTATAGAGGAATATATAGAGGTCAACCAAATTGAGCCGGGCGAGAGGCTGCCTTCGGAAGCTGAACTTTCCCGATTGTTCTGCGTCTCGCGTGCGACGCTACGGGGAGCCGTCCGCCAGTTGGAAACGGAAGGCAAGCTGTTGGTGAAGCACGGGAGTGGTACGTTCGCTACTTGCCCGCTGCCGAGCATTCCAAGCTCGCTGGACCGCCTGTACAGCATCGGGGACATGATCCGTTCGGCAGGGTTGCGGGAAGACGAGCAGCTGGAATCTATCAAGAGGATGAAGGTTTGTCCTCCTGAAATTGCCGAACGAATGAGGTTTTCCGAGAATGAGCCCATGATCGTTCTGGAGCGTACTCGCACAGCCGATGGGGAAGCGGTAGCACATTCTATCAATTGGATGCCGGAGACATTAGCAGGTTCGATTTTGGACGGCGGGTCTTTTTCGGGTTCGCTTTTTCAAAGTCTGGAACTTAAAGCCGGGGTACGAATCGTTGGCGCGTATTCGGAGCTTACCGTCCCGAGTCATGACGATGCCCATATGACGCGTCTGTTGAAGCATCCGCAGGCCACGGTGTTACTGCTCAAGCAGCTTCATTACGATGAGCTGAACAGACAGGTGTTGTATTCACTGGATTATGTCCGCAGCGACATTTTCCATTTTTGGGTGCGCCGTACGCGCTGA
- a CDS encoding CehA/McbA family metallohydrolase codes for MLKWIPSELHTHTLHSDGKQTLEELAQSAADLGLECIAMTDHNTQSALVDQERVQQQFGVPIISGMEWTTFYGHLLTLGVDRFIDWRVLGPDDIHEGIRQVHEQGGIAGLAHPFRIGSPICTGCFWEYTIQDWHEVDYIEVWSTLMPSIKRDSQRAFAMWTDLLNQGYRITAVSGRDWHVSKPDDALPAVTYLGVHGEAEEQESLVNRAVEAIRLGSVSVTMGPLLTMSAQVKGSEKRYHIGECVELAVEDSLSVTVQLDVETRAGHYNLEPQNLRLLLTSGQGVCFETYIPAQSGEYTLSLQDPTGKGWVRAELYGYMEDCVTMIAFTNPMYIT; via the coding sequence ATGCTTAAATGGATTCCGTCTGAGCTTCACACCCATACGCTTCACAGTGACGGAAAGCAAACGCTGGAGGAGCTTGCCCAAAGCGCAGCGGACCTCGGGCTTGAATGCATCGCTATGACGGATCACAATACCCAGTCGGCACTTGTGGATCAGGAACGGGTCCAGCAGCAGTTCGGTGTCCCGATCATTTCAGGGATGGAGTGGACGACCTTTTACGGACATTTGCTGACGCTGGGGGTAGACCGCTTTATTGACTGGCGAGTGCTGGGGCCGGATGACATTCATGAGGGAATCCGGCAAGTGCATGAGCAGGGAGGCATTGCAGGGCTTGCCCATCCATTCAGGATCGGAAGTCCGATCTGTACGGGGTGCTTTTGGGAATACACCATTCAGGACTGGCATGAGGTCGATTATATTGAGGTCTGGTCAACGCTTATGCCGTCTATTAAGCGGGATAGCCAGCGGGCGTTTGCCATGTGGACGGATTTATTGAATCAGGGGTATCGCATCACGGCTGTAAGTGGTCGGGACTGGCATGTATCCAAACCGGATGATGCGCTTCCGGCTGTCACGTATCTGGGTGTTCATGGTGAAGCAGAAGAGCAGGAGAGCTTAGTTAACCGGGCAGTCGAGGCGATCCGCCTCGGTTCGGTGTCGGTTACGATGGGACCGTTACTGACGATGTCGGCACAGGTTAAGGGCAGTGAAAAGCGATATCACATCGGCGAATGTGTAGAGCTGGCTGTGGAGGATTCACTGTCTGTGACGGTTCAATTGGATGTGGAAACGAGAGCAGGCCATTACAACCTTGAGCCTCAGAACCTTCGCCTTCTGCTGACAAGCGGCCAGGGGGTATGCTTCGAAACTTATATCCCTGCTCAATCAGGTGAATATACGCTATCATTACAAGATCCAACAGGAAAAGGCTGGGTGCGAGCCGAATTATATGGATATATGGAAGATTGCGTCACGATGATTGCCTTTACAAATCCGATGTATATCACTTGA